The following proteins are co-located in the Moraxella nasovis genome:
- a CDS encoding TonB-dependent siderophore receptor, protein MKKHPFVLLPLAAVMASVAHAETTPVVQLASDHFVVNRQGTKVQTNVVTLKEKDARTETDLRGLLSDEPAIEFGGGNGTSQFIAIRGMGQNSVDLKIDDAYSDSQILYHQGRHMLDPELVKIVSVQKGAGSASAGIGATNGAIVAKTVEAQDLLVGSDKNYGAKVGFGYASNNEHSYKASVFGKTGNVDALVAYNRVNSKNYDAGGAFKNGIDDKSYVPYSGLDKVGLLAKVGVNLDNHRFVLSHMKNTNKGVRTVREEFTVDDRKVWNAQKKIWEDNRTSAKRQVPAYREISVDNTNLEWTASNLGFADTAKANAYVMNNKRYSADDSGCGYCGNIAGETTTTIKTKGLNLNLDSTVQDTLVKYGINYRNQEVQPHTFFENDVNAAYQADLARNPNKKHKYDGRIELRNPNKTDVGVYAEAIKDIGNLTLTAGLRYDRFDFEAVDGKKVSDSAINPSFGVIYQATPELSLSATHNYASRSPRLYDALLAHSKPNRGVTTIADGTVAEKAKNTEIGFNYKAGNVTVDGSYFWQKIDDALANPQNRHEGQDDKLVIKQITNAGYIKNHGYELGVSYKDRNWTARAGVAQSKPRLYDTHKDKLLSANPEFAVQTGRTWTGSLAYQFNEPNLELGARVRVVEGASESVLARDTAPTIRDAYNTGDIFANWKPYGNDTLNVNFAVNNIANKLYYPHSQRGTTLPAVGRDFRVGVNYKF, encoded by the coding sequence ATGAAAAAACACCCCTTCGTCTTATTACCGCTGGCTGCTGTTATGGCAAGCGTTGCACATGCTGAGACCACTCCTGTGGTTCAGTTGGCGTCAGATCACTTTGTGGTTAACCGTCAGGGTACAAAGGTGCAAACCAACGTGGTTACACTCAAAGAAAAAGATGCACGCACCGAGACAGATTTACGAGGTTTGTTATCTGATGAACCCGCTATTGAGTTTGGTGGCGGTAATGGCACATCGCAATTCATTGCCATTCGCGGCATGGGTCAAAACTCAGTGGATTTAAAGATAGATGATGCGTATTCCGATAGTCAAATTCTATACCATCAAGGTCGCCACATGTTAGACCCTGAACTAGTAAAAATTGTCTCTGTGCAAAAAGGTGCAGGCTCAGCATCGGCAGGTATTGGAGCGACCAATGGTGCGATTGTTGCCAAGACGGTTGAAGCTCAAGATTTGTTAGTAGGTTCAGATAAGAATTATGGAGCGAAAGTAGGTTTTGGCTATGCTAGCAATAATGAGCATTCTTATAAAGCAAGTGTATTTGGCAAGACAGGTAATGTTGATGCCTTGGTGGCGTATAATCGTGTTAATTCTAAGAACTACGATGCAGGCGGTGCCTTTAAAAATGGTATAGACGATAAGTCGTATGTGCCGTATAGCGGACTTGATAAAGTGGGCTTGCTGGCAAAAGTGGGTGTTAATTTAGACAATCACCGTTTCGTACTAAGTCATATGAAAAATACCAATAAAGGTGTGCGTACGGTACGTGAAGAGTTCACTGTCGATGACCGCAAGGTTTGGAATGCACAAAAGAAAATATGGGAAGATAACCGCACTAGTGCAAAACGACAAGTACCTGCCTATCGTGAGATAAGTGTCGATAACACCAACCTTGAATGGACGGCAAGTAATTTAGGATTCGCTGACACAGCAAAAGCCAATGCTTATGTCATGAACAATAAACGTTATTCAGCAGATGATTCAGGCTGTGGTTACTGTGGCAACATTGCAGGTGAGACTACAACCACCATTAAAACTAAGGGCTTAAACCTAAATTTAGACAGTACAGTGCAAGATACTCTGGTTAAATATGGTATTAACTATCGCAATCAAGAAGTGCAGCCACATACTTTCTTTGAAAATGACGTTAATGCTGCTTATCAGGCGGATTTGGCAAGAAATCCAAATAAAAAACATAAGTACGATGGACGCATTGAGCTTAGAAATCCGAATAAGACTGATGTGGGCGTTTATGCTGAAGCAATCAAAGACATTGGTAATCTGACATTAACGGCAGGCTTGCGTTATGACCGCTTTGATTTTGAAGCAGTTGATGGTAAAAAAGTTTCAGATAGTGCAATCAACCCAAGTTTTGGTGTGATTTATCAAGCAACACCTGAGCTTAGTCTAAGTGCGACACATAACTATGCTAGCCGTAGCCCACGTCTATACGACGCTCTTTTGGCACACAGTAAGCCAAATCGTGGTGTAACTACGATTGCTGATGGCACAGTTGCTGAAAAAGCAAAAAATACCGAGATTGGCTTTAATTATAAAGCAGGAAATGTAACCGTTGATGGCAGTTACTTCTGGCAAAAAATTGACGATGCTCTTGCCAATCCGCAAAATCGTCATGAAGGTCAAGACGATAAGCTTGTGATTAAGCAAATTACAAATGCAGGTTACATTAAAAACCACGGTTATGAGCTTGGCGTATCGTATAAAGATCGTAACTGGACGGCTCGTGCAGGCGTGGCACAGAGCAAACCACGTCTTTATGACACGCATAAAGATAAGCTGCTTAGTGCCAATCCTGAGTTTGCAGTGCAGACTGGACGCACTTGGACGGGGTCTTTGGCATATCAGTTTAATGAACCAAACTTAGAGCTAGGTGCTAGAGTGCGTGTAGTTGAAGGTGCTTCTGAAAGTGTGCTTGCACGTGATACTGCCCCAACAATTCGCGATGCTTATAATACGGGTGATATTTTTGCTAACTGGAAGCCATACGGTAATGATACGCTAAATGTAAACTTTGCGGTAAATAACATTGCTAATAAATTGTACTATCCGCACAGTCAGCGTGGCACGACACTACCAGCTGTAGGACGTGATTTCCGTGTTGGTGTGAACTATAAGTTCTAA
- a CDS encoding tyrosine recombinase XerC — translation MSNAMRLSHALTALPQDLPAKDIPPKHWAVAEAWLDKLSLQNYSAHTVDAYRATLWRFLSFIDDSRRLKGDYLACDKKDLATFLSIRLERDGIKPISAKQEISAIRKFYAHLIENGKAATNPTTGYRLKSDPRALPKIVDVDLMAHLLDQPMPDDASQARLWVRDRAMFELMYSSGLRLSELVGLDTHDINLKQGIVRVLGKGNKQRIVPIGQKAIDALTLYLPHRDLWQESTNALFVSERHGTRLSTRAVQLRLKTLAKNAGIDHNLYPHLLRHCFASHLLSSSGDLRAVQEMLGHSDISTTQIYTQVDFKALTQVYDKTHPRAIAHKLNTKK, via the coding sequence ATGTCTAATGCCATGCGACTGTCGCACGCTCTTACTGCGTTGCCTCAAGATTTACCAGCAAAAGACATTCCGCCCAAGCATTGGGCGGTGGCAGAAGCTTGGCTTGATAAGCTTAGCTTACAAAACTATTCTGCACACACAGTAGATGCTTATCGTGCCACACTTTGGCGTTTTTTGAGCTTTATTGATGACAGTCGCCGACTTAAAGGCGATTATTTGGCATGTGATAAAAAAGATTTAGCCACTTTCTTAAGCATACGCCTTGAACGAGACGGCATTAAGCCTATCAGTGCCAAGCAAGAAATCAGTGCCATACGTAAATTTTATGCCCATCTCATTGAAAATGGTAAAGCTGCCACCAACCCCACCACAGGTTATCGCCTAAAATCAGACCCTAGGGCGTTGCCCAAAATCGTTGATGTGGATTTAATGGCACATCTACTTGATCAGCCTATGCCAGATGATGCAAGCCAAGCACGACTGTGGGTGCGAGATAGAGCCATGTTTGAGCTGATGTACAGTAGTGGGCTAAGACTGTCTGAGCTTGTCGGTCTTGATACCCACGACATTAACCTAAAACAAGGCATTGTGAGAGTGCTTGGCAAAGGCAATAAACAGCGTATCGTCCCTATTGGTCAAAAGGCAATTGATGCACTAACTTTATACCTACCTCACCGAGATCTATGGCAAGAAAGCACAAACGCCTTATTCGTCAGCGAACGCCATGGCACAAGGCTATCTACTCGTGCCGTGCAGTTACGTCTAAAAACGCTGGCTAAAAACGCTGGTATCGATCACAATCTATACCCCCATCTTTTGCGTCATTGCTTTGCCTCTCACCTTCTATCTTCTAGTGGTGATCTGCGTGCAGTACAAGAAATGCTTGGGCATAGCGACATCAGCACCACACAAATCTACACTCAGGTGGATTTTAAAGCACTCACACAAGTGTATGACAAGACCCACCCAAGAGCCATCGCCCATAAGCTCAATACTAAAAAATAA
- a CDS encoding YfhL family 4Fe-4S dicluster ferredoxin produces MALKITTDCINCDICEPECPNDAISYDPKVKKTYVINPDLCTECVGFYDEPTCDKVCPVDCIIKDESRLESDSELLDKYKRIWRK; encoded by the coding sequence ATGGCATTAAAAATCACCACTGACTGCATCAACTGCGACATCTGCGAACCTGAATGCCCAAATGATGCCATCAGCTATGACCCAAAGGTTAAAAAAACTTATGTGATTAACCCTGATCTTTGCACTGAATGTGTAGGATTTTATGATGAGCCGACGTGCGATAAGGTTTGTCCAGTTGACTGTATCATTAAGGATGAAAGTCGCCTAGAAAGTGATAGCGAGCTACTAGATAAGTATAAACGCATTTGGAGAAAGTAA